The genomic window GGTATTTACCACTATAAAAGAGAGCATTTGACCTCACCTCAAGCAAGGCTTTGATGGCAAGCTTTATCGACTCATTGTCAGTGGCGATGGCTTCATCTGTGTAGTTCTTCTCCAGGAACTCCCTTACCGTCTTAGCACTACGGCCAATCGCATTTGCCTGAACAAAGGCATAGGAGACAAATCCGTAGCTCAGCATTTTTAaacaaaagtaaaacattttaaatacaCATCAACAGGAAAATATTTTCTCCTACTCATGTGGATTTAAAAAACAGACCTGAACATTTAGGATACGAAATTATCACATTTTTGCAATGATACACTTCAggcacactagttatagacactatAGCTGTGAAGAAAGTTTAACATATTTGGCTGTGGAGAAAAGTAAGGAATCTTTGTGGATTGGCTGACCTTCCATGCGTGGTAAGTTCCAGAGGGGTCAGTCTGATAGAGCCTGGGGGTCCCATCACAGTCAAAACCGACGATCAAGGCAGAGATTCCAAACGGTCTGCGTCCATTGCTCTGAGTGTAGCGCTAGAGAATTAAAATATCAAAAACCGGTTATGAACACAAAACTGACCTTCAAAAGACCATTCAGTCAAGCATCATATGAACTCACTCTTAGATAGGATTGTTGCGTATTAACTCATCACCGAAAATCTAAAGTCATGTCACAATTGTTTTTATGATGTTAGTAATTGGAAAAAATATCCACAAAGGTATTTTTCACTTCCTCGCTTCACCAAATCAAAATACAAGTCCCACACAAGCTACTGTTTCCTGGCACACATACATGGCTTTCTTTGGGTTGGGGTGCTATCTTGAGAGAAAGACTTACGGAGGGCTGTGACTTCCTGTTTAAGTGAAGTCTGTCCAATTGTTGAGTGATGTCTGTGTCTCATGGATGGCAACAGTGGAGGTgttataatacccataaaacctcgCAGTAAAAAGGGAAACGTGGAACCAATCGTTTGTCCACCATAAATGCTTCCCCAGAGATTTTTAGAAACACTtattaaaataagggctgtgtttcatgtaggcttaccctggcttgagttttgataaccatgtaaatcttgCTCAGACAAGGTGACTTAAAGATATtcagctctatttactctcagatttgaAAATGCTTTTTAGCAAAGTAGAACTCATGTAAGACTACAAATCGCTGCAAGCTCATGTACATCATCACTAGATGATACCTTTGCTAAAAAggttgtgtcaatttaaaacttgcacaagacagttgaCAGAATTGTCCATCTAAAGAAACGTAGCCAATTTAGAtactacattttttattttacctctatttaactaggaaagtcagttaaggggcagaacgacatatttttacatagtcagctcagggattcgagcttgcaacctttcggttactggtccaacactctaaccactaggcttcctgcctaATTGGTAATAATCCCTGGATTAACTTTTGCCTCGAGTCGGCAGtctcatcatggcatttgtagttcttcaTGATAGCCACGTTaacgggggggggggtaaatacaggcgaCTATATGGCTAAAATTCACTGTCGTAAATACacttacatggttatcaaaatgtcTCGGCAGGataagcctacatgaaacacagccctaATTTAAAGTGTTCCTAAAATTCTCTATGGCGAACGTTTTATGGTGAAAAagtgattggaaccatttccttgtttgacctcTAGATGTGTGTATTATGACTCATTCTGTGGTACTCTATGCCAAGCCGTTAGGGGCTGTTTGTTCTTAGTTCGAGGAACGGAGACTACCGGTTTAAGTATGGCGATGTAGGCTATCCTACCTGTTTCAGGGTGGCGATATGTCGTGTGATGTACTCCACGGTCACTGGGTCCTCCACAGTGAGCCGGTGACTCTGGCACTCCACACGAGCTCTGTTGATCACGATGCGGGCATCTGCTGTCAGgcctgacagacagctggttaaATAAGACCAAAGCTTCCAGCAGATTTCAATTTCAAGCATATTAATGAAGTTTATAGGTACCTGCAAATGCCATGCAGACATGGTCGTCTAGGGTGCATATTTTGCGGACTGTTCTTTCGTCCTGCAGCTTGGCCACTGACTTCTTCTCAACGCCAAGGACAACAATGTCTTTGCCCCTGATGCCCACCTAATGTTAGAGGAATGAATGGGGAAATGAAACAGTCAGCTAGCTATTTAAACAAACAGCACATGCGCTGTGACAGTTAGCAAATCTAACTAGCTAAGTAACAGTTAACTTGCTAGCTTAGTAATCACACAAATTATGCAAGTAAAAAATATTCCAGATAACAGCATTAAATAATAGAACATAATAATTTACTAGCAACTACTAGCTAGTTAACTGAGTAAGCTAGCAATAAATTTGTGaagtcactagttaccacagccagaGTCATAAACCCCACCCATTTTGACCATCTCTTCTTTAAGGGTAGGAAGCATGAGTTTTTACTCAAAGTAACAGTGTGTCAAAGACTTAGTTGTAGTCACGATCTCACTACCTATAACTACAAACAGTGGTTTTAGCGTTTTTTTACATATTTATTAACTTATTTCCAGATAACGACCCACAATGCACTATTTCTCAACATCATCTGGAGACCCGATACTAGTTccagctggctaacgttagctactagCCATGCTAGCATGTAATTTAATTCCAAACCAAGTGTTGGTGCTGGTGAGCTACTATGTACATCCATGAAGAAAACGAATTCCTGTGAAAAACTGCAAGGCCTGTTCTCCTGTGCATTTGGTAGTGGTAGTCAAGTGAGCGGTGGTTGTTTCCATCATTTGTAGCCAGTGCAGTAAAACCCACAGGTAAGAGATAGCGACTAATTTGGTGCCAAAAAACGAGACGCAAGCTTTGAAGTGGGCACGGTTTGTCCGGTTGAGGAGAGTGATTTGGAATAGGAAGTATTTTGAGCACCACACATCTACTGTATGCAGTGCTCATTTCACCCCGGGGGACTGATAAGCTGAGCACTCATTGGCTGGtttttcttcactctgtggtccaactcctccaaaaccatctcaattgggttaaggtcagatgattgtggaggccaggtcatctgatgtagcactacATCGCTCtccttagtcaaatagcccttacacatctggaggtgtgttggatcattgtcctattgaaaaccgaatgatagtcccactaagctcaaaccagatgggatggcatatcgctgtagaatgctgtggtagccatgctggttaagtgtgccttgaattctaaataaaatcaccgacagtgtcaccagcaaagcatccccacatcatcacaccacctcctccatgcttcaccgtgggaaccacacatgcagagatcacctACTATGCgtttcacaaagacatggcggttggaaccaaaatcagcaaacaggcaaaacatcaatacaggactatgaTCGAGTTGTACTACATTGGCTGATgcctttaacctctctgggatatgtggccaaaagccagggaaaatgcagagcgccaaattcaaataaattactataaaaatcaaactttcattaaatcacatgcaagatagcaaattaaagctacacttgttgtgaatccagccaacatgtcagatttcaaaaagtatTTTTGGTGAatgcaaacaatgctattatctgaggatagcacccctgaaaacaaagagagaaaacatatttcaatCCTGGAGGCGTGACAAAtgctgaaataaaaatataattcatgccttaactttgatgagcttcttttgttggcactctaatatgtcccataaacatcacaaatggtccttttgttcaattaattccgtcgatatatatccaaaatgtccatttatttggcgtgtttgatccaacttgcgcaacgtgcctacaaaatatctcaaaggttacctgtaaactttgccaaaacatttcaaactacttttgtaatacaactttaggtatttaatgtaaataatcaataaaattgaagacagtgttcaatacaggaaaaaaaaatgtagctagctttctggtcacgcgg from Oncorhynchus masou masou isolate Uvic2021 chromosome 3, UVic_Omas_1.1, whole genome shotgun sequence includes these protein-coding regions:
- the LOC135513078 gene encoding proteasome subunit alpha type-7-like isoform X2, whose amino-acid sequence is MVEYAQEAVKKGSTAVGIRGKDIVVLGVEKKSVAKLQDERTVRKICTLDDHVCMAFAGLTADARIVINRARVECQSHRLTVEDPVTVEYITRHIATLKQRYTQSNGRRPFGISALIVGFDCDGTPRLYQTDPSGTYHAWKANAIGRSAKTVREFLEKNYTDEAIATDNESIKLAIKALLEVVQSGGKNIELAVIRRNQPLKLLESKEIETLVTEIEKEKEDEAEKKKQKKST
- the LOC135513078 gene encoding proteasome subunit alpha type-7-like isoform X1: MAARYDRAITVFSPDGHLFQVEYAQEAVKKGSTAVGIRGKDIVVLGVEKKSVAKLQDERTVRKICTLDDHVCMAFAGLTADARIVINRARVECQSHRLTVEDPVTVEYITRHIATLKQRYTQSNGRRPFGISALIVGFDCDGTPRLYQTDPSGTYHAWKANAIGRSAKTVREFLEKNYTDEAIATDNESIKLAIKALLEVVQSGGKNIELAVIRRNQPLKLLESKEIETLVTEIEKEKEDEAEKKKQKKST